One window of the Lytechinus variegatus isolate NC3 chromosome 3, Lvar_3.0, whole genome shotgun sequence genome contains the following:
- the LOC121412211 gene encoding putative methyltransferase DDB_G0268948 isoform X1 produces the protein MFEVIESVQCIETDLEHTAYYITKRCNDTLHLLELFDRFTARSRTTQILKSDYDSLAVDIACGSGQFTQSIARHFDRIIGFDISKAQIDEAKSQNQRGNVEYRISSAEKIPLESNTVDLVTVSQAAHWLDFPAFCDEADRVLRPGGYIVVVSSIRKTLHHDDPILEAKINDCNDRYMSVLNAYRLISLEKLHTFYGNLKYPYPETIRDTIGKNVQMSPADYLNLTKTMSYSLKYRESNPHDTFFQEFEKSLVEILKNEGENDGRFRLTFWYDMFIGQKGLQV, from the exons ATGTTTGAGGTTATCGAAAGCGTGCAGTGCATTGAAACCGATTTAGAACATACTGCATATTATATCACTAAACGATGTAATGATACACTtcatttgcttgaattattcgACCGGTTCACAGCTAGAAGTAGAACAACACAGATCCTA aaatCAGATTATGATTCCTTAGCGGTCGACATCGCCTGTGGGTCAGGCCAGTTTACGCAGAGCATTGCCCGACATTTCGACCGCATCATCGGGTTTGATATCAGCAAAGCCCAGATCGATGAAGCAAAGAGTCAGAACCAGAGAGGAAACGTGGAATATAG AATTTCATCAGCTGAAAAGATTCCACTGGAATCCAACACGGTAGATCTTGTAACTGTTTCCCAAGCTGCTCATTGGTTGGACTTCCCTGCCTTCTGCGATGAAGCTGACCGTGTTCTACGACCAGGGGGATACATCGTGGTCGTATCTTCGATACGGAAAACGTTGCACCACGATGATCCCATTTTGGAGGCTAAGATCAACGATTGCAATGATAGATAC ATGAGTGTTCTGAATGCATACCGGCTGATCAGTCTGGAGAAGCTTCACACATTCTATGGAAACCTCAAATATCCTTACCCTGAAACAATAAG GGATACAATCGGAAAAAACGTCCAAATGTCACCTGCTGATTACCTTAATCTTACTAAGACGATGAGTTACTCGCTCAAATATAGAGAAAGTAATCCACATGACACATTTTTCCAAGAATTTGAGAAAAG CCTGGTTGAGATCTTgaaaaatgaaggagaaaatgaTGGCCGATTCCGTCTTACTTTCTGGTATGATATGTTCATCGGTCAAAAAGGATTACAAGTATAA
- the LOC121411063 gene encoding ras-related protein Rab-8B-like, translating to MNWQQCHRPRSMSTPYPHICPPVDDPADFSFKIIVIGDSCVGKTSFINMFCEHVFKDNHTGTIGMDLNKRIIDIDGKKIRLHVWDTAGQERFRTLTTAYYRGATGIIILYDVTRESSFDNVTKWLEDVSRNVCSDTCKVLVGNKSDCTRVERVPIKRAVKLSESFDFPYIEASAKTGENVEKVFETITRQMIERYNKKMNTNRPLPPRPTTTEKIELLAKKKSAFSVCSC from the exons ATGAATTGGCAGCAATGTCATCGACCACGGTCGATGTCCACACCGTACCCCCATATCTGCCCACCTGTCGACGACCCTGCAGATTTTTCTTTCAAGATAATTGTCATAGGAGACTCTTGCGTCGGCAAAACCAGTTTCATCAATATGTTCTGTGAACATGTCTTTAAAGATAATCACACAGGAACAATAG GAATGGACCTGAACAAAAGGATCATCGATATTGATGGGAAGAAAATCAGATTGCATGTTTG ggATACTGCTGGTCAAGAAAGATTTCGAACCCTAACTACAGCTTATTATCGGGGTGCAACG GGCATTATCATTCTATACGATGTAACGAGGGAAAGTTCATTTGATAATGTGACTAAATGGCTTGAAGATGTTTCACGT aatgtTTGTTCAGATACATGCAAAGTGCTGGTTGGAAATAAGAGTGACTGCACCCGAGTCGAGAGAGTGCCCATTAAACGGGCTGTAAAG TTATCAGAATCGTTTGACTTCCCTTACATCGAGGCAAGTGCGAAGACTGGTGAGAACGTTGAAAAGGTGTTTGAGACTATTACAAGACAGATGATAGAGAGGTATAACAAAAAG ATGAATACAAATCGACCTCTTCCACCGCGTCCAACGACAACGGAGAAAATTGAACTACTTGCCAAGAAAAAGAGCGCGTTTTCTGTGTGTTCTTGTTGA
- the LOC121412211 gene encoding putative methyltransferase DDB_G0268948 isoform X2, producing MSYRVFESADIAKDYALYRPSVPDDVVDAIIKKIQFKKSDYDSLAVDIACGSGQFTQSIARHFDRIIGFDISKAQIDEAKSQNQRGNVEYRISSAEKIPLESNTVDLVTVSQAAHWLDFPAFCDEADRVLRPGGYIVVVSSIRKTLHHDDPILEAKINDCNDRYMSVLNAYRLISLEKLHTFYGNLKYPYPETIRDTIGKNVQMSPADYLNLTKTMSYSLKYRESNPHDTFFQEFEKSLVEILKNEGENDGRFRLTFWYDMFIGQKGLQV from the exons ATGTCTTATCGAGTCTTTGAGAGCGCTGATATTGCCAAAGACTACGCCCTCTATCGTCCATCTGTTCCTGATGATGTGGTTGATgctatcattaaaaaaattcaatttaag aaatCAGATTATGATTCCTTAGCGGTCGACATCGCCTGTGGGTCAGGCCAGTTTACGCAGAGCATTGCCCGACATTTCGACCGCATCATCGGGTTTGATATCAGCAAAGCCCAGATCGATGAAGCAAAGAGTCAGAACCAGAGAGGAAACGTGGAATATAG AATTTCATCAGCTGAAAAGATTCCACTGGAATCCAACACGGTAGATCTTGTAACTGTTTCCCAAGCTGCTCATTGGTTGGACTTCCCTGCCTTCTGCGATGAAGCTGACCGTGTTCTACGACCAGGGGGATACATCGTGGTCGTATCTTCGATACGGAAAACGTTGCACCACGATGATCCCATTTTGGAGGCTAAGATCAACGATTGCAATGATAGATAC ATGAGTGTTCTGAATGCATACCGGCTGATCAGTCTGGAGAAGCTTCACACATTCTATGGAAACCTCAAATATCCTTACCCTGAAACAATAAG GGATACAATCGGAAAAAACGTCCAAATGTCACCTGCTGATTACCTTAATCTTACTAAGACGATGAGTTACTCGCTCAAATATAGAGAAAGTAATCCACATGACACATTTTTCCAAGAATTTGAGAAAAG CCTGGTTGAGATCTTgaaaaatgaaggagaaaatgaTGGCCGATTCCGTCTTACTTTCTGGTATGATATGTTCATCGGTCAAAAAGGATTACAAGTATAA